One Megalopta genalis isolate 19385.01 chromosome 11, iyMegGena1_principal, whole genome shotgun sequence genomic region harbors:
- the maf-S gene encoding MAF bZIP transcription factor K: MDGKRSIKMDPLSPGPCLDISDDELVTISVRDLNRQLKLRGLSREEIVRMKQRRRTLKNRGYAASCRIKRIEQKDELESEKSQEYRDMETMQDDNNRMREEVESWHSKYQALKKFAAEKKIHIPPELETI; the protein is encoded by the exons ATGGATGGAAAGCGTTCTATAAAAATG GATCCTCTTTCACCTGGCCCCTGTTTAGATATTAGTGACGATGAACTGGTGACTATATCAGTCAGAGATTTGAATAGGCAACTTAAATTACGTGGTTTATCAAGGGAAGAAATAGTACGTATGAAACAACGTAGACGTACGTTAAAGAACAGAGGATATGCAGCCAGTTGCCGCATTAAGAGAATTGAACAGAAGGATGAGTTAGAGTCAGAGAAGTCACAGGAATACCGGGATATGGAAACTATGCAAGATGACAATAACCGCATGAGAGAGGAAGTAGAGTCTTGGCACTCAAAATACCAAGCATTGAAGAAATTTGCAGCAGAGAAGAAGATTCACATTCCACCAGAATTGGAAACTATTTAA
- the LOC117226280 gene encoding tRNA (cytosine(38)-C(5))-methyltransferase, which produces MRVLELYSGIGGMHYAFQESGVNGDCVAAIDINTVANDVYKHNFPHVCLMNRNIQSITADEINSLHIDTILMSPPCQPYTRIGLQKDVSDNRSSSLLYVLELIPKIKTLKYILLENVKGFEKSEMRNAVLKCLNNSEFYYRELILSPCQLGIPNSRHRYYLLAKKKNLKFCFDNATLNFDLPEDILKALTRRKHKFLGERCIQDMESNKDCYVLDKILENVEDVQYLVPSKLLQKRAWVLDLRTSESSGSCCFTKAYGHYAEGTGSVYCPYSEEVIKEAYLAASKYGRETLEALEILEKLKLRYFTPREICRLMCFPEDFTFPDHITKKQKYRLLGNSINTYVVSRLIFLLHTEKQFV; this is translated from the exons ATGAGAGTGCTAGAATTATATAGTGGTATCGGGGGAATGCATTACGCGTTTCAAG AAAGTGGTGTTAATGGGGACTGTGTTGCAGCAATTGATATAAACACTGTTGCAAACGATGTGTACAAACACAATTTTCCACATGTTTGTCTCATGAATCGCAATATTCAGTCAATTactgcagatgaaataaatagTCTGCATATAGACACTATATTAATGAGTCCTCCTTGTCAACCATATACAAGGATAGGCCTCCAAAAAGATGTATCCGATAATAGGTCTTCTTCATTACTCTATGTACTTGAACTCATACCAAAAataaaaacattgaaatatattttgctaGAGAATGTAAAGGGATTTGAGAAGTCTGAAATGAGAAATGCAGTACTAAAATGTCTGAATAATTCCGAGTTTTATTACAGAGAACTGATTTTAAGCCCTTGTCAGCTTGGTATTCCAAATAGTAGACACAGATATTACCTGTTAGCCAAGAAAAAGAATCTCAAATTTTGTTTTGATAATGCTACATTAAATTTTGATCTACCAGAGGATATTTTAAAAGCTTTAACAAGGAGGAAGCATAAATTCTTAGGAGAAAGATGTATTCAAGATATGGAGAGTAATAAGGATTGTTACGTGTTAGATAAAATTTTAGAAAATGTTGAGGATGTACAGTACCTGGTACCAAGTAAATTATTACAAAAGAGAGCTTGGGTGTTAGATTTAAGAACCTCTGAAAGTAGTGGTTCCTGCTGTTTTACAAAAGCTTATGGCCATTATGCAGAAGGTACAGGATCTGTGTATTGTCCATACTCGGAAGAAGTGATTAAAGAAGCATATTTAGCAGCGAGTAAATACGGTCGCGAAACGTTAGAAGCATTAGAGATACTAGAAAAATTGAAGTTGAGATATTTTACACCTAGGGAAATCTGCAGACTAATGTGTTTCCCAGAAGATTTTACATTTCCTGATCACAtcacaaaaaaacaaaaatacagACTACTAGGTAATTCAATTAATACATATGTAGTTAGCAGATTAATATTCTTATTGCATACTGAAAAGCAATTTGTATAA